The segment CCTCCGCGATTAGATACAGCATAGTGAATGGGTCAAAGAAACTTCGACCACTCCCAACTCGGTTATCGGGTACAATACAGCCCTAATACGAGAGCGCGGGGATTGAATAGAGTTCCGACGCCAGTACGTTTCCCAGCTACCGATGGAACTAGTCGAGATTACACCCGGAAGTGGCTAACAGTTTTAACTGCCGCGCTAGTGGTTCAGGTGGTATCGGAATGCCAATTATTTCCGGGAAGCTTTAGTTTAATGTAAATACTTGAGAGAATCGAGCGATTCGGGGAACGGTTAACCCGCCGCCACCGCCGTAAACGTGTAACCGTCGCTGGTCGCCACGGCGACCCGTCGACAGTGTAAAATACGAAACCGCTTGATTATCTGCAGTCATAATTCCTCGTCTCGTTCGTTTTTGTTAGCGCATTAGTAGGCCCGAGCGCAGGCAACACGCGATGATCATAGGTATAATTTCACATAATGAGAACTCCGGTAACCGATCGGTTGGGGGATACACCACCACGACTATCTACACGGAATCTCATGCTATCGGCTTTCAATAAGGTTGATAAAGTCAaccgcgcgagcgcgcgcgcacgAGGCCGCGGAGCCTCGACGCCTGTAAAGGAGATGCAACCCGCGAATAATTCACCCGTTATCTAAACCATCTACCGGCTGGTTAAGCAATTTCTCGAGAACGTCGATATAATGCAGCGTTGCACGCGTTTACGTTGCGAGCGGAGAATATTCCGCGAACCACGCACGAAATTAGAATGTCTTCGCGTGTTTTGCCACGGCGCAACACGCGGCGGCCCGCCGCGATCAATAATAATCGCAGGCAATTTAATCGGCCGCTCGGATCGATCCGAATCACTTTCACCGCGACGGTGGAGGCAAGCGCTAATTTAATGGACCGATCTCCAGCGGATTATATAACATATTGTCGAGCGATTTACCTGTTAGATGGCTGCCGGTGAACTCGAAGTCGTCGTCCTGGTCCCAGTGCTTCAGACTCAAGTTGGACAAGGATGTCGCGTTCGCGAATTCCAGATTCGCGAAGTGCCAGTCGAGTATCTGACGATCCTTCGAGGATAAGTATACGTCGCTGTAAATCATAAATGTATTCTTCTTGATGGCGGGTTCGCGTGAAACGATCGCATCAATAATAAAACAAATTACGATTTACCTAGGAGGAGAGGCTTCCAATTCCTGCAGCTTGGCCTCGATCTCCTTCTGCTGCTCGGCCAGCTGATCCCACTCCTAAGGCAAAGCGAATAAATCAGCATGCGATGCCTGAAATATTCTAATTGCGTAAATACTATTCACACCTTGCATGCGTTGTGGAGGTCGCGCAGCTTCGAACGCAACACGAACTCTTGCGTGATGTCGCGCGTCGGTAGTTTGCTTTCGGTCATCTCTTTGTACTGTTTGTTCAGCTCCACTAAGCGGTCCATGATCGATATCATCTGTAACAAGTATGTAACAGCGCGATTCATAAAATAGATCCGAAAGATTTGAACGAAAAATTGGAGCAGACGAAATGCTTACTCTGTGCTGATTGGTGATAAGTCGGCCCTGAAGCGACAAGACTGAACGTAGGTGGGCTACCTGACGTTGTTTAACACCCTGTTCTTGCAAACGTATCACCCACTCTAATGCTTGACCTAATGACACTGGCCGCGTATTGCTGCTCTGGCCTGTAGCTCCGGTGCTACCCACATAATTAAAATCTAATTGATGCGAAAGGTACGACGTTGCCTCCAGTAATCTGTTAAATTCTCTCTCCACCATTTCATCTTTGTCTTTCGGGACCTAGTCAGAACGAttagatttattattttctaaCACATCGCATATCATATACTTGCAAATATATGGTTCTACTCGCCGTTTGCCCGTCGCTTTCATATAAAGGACACTTTTGACGAATTTTGTGAAGTTCCATGTTAATTTGTTTGCTGAGAGTCGTCACAGGATTTCCGCCTAAACCTGTGACTACCATAGCGCCTAAGTCAGCTATGTACGAAGACTTGCGGAACGTTGCGATACGACCACCCACTCGGTCCtgtagaataaaaaatatatattataggtgaatatattttataggtGAGTATTAGAATTGTAACAATTACCCTAGCTTCCAGTACAATTACTTCTAAGCCAAACTGCTGCATCTGCTGAGCAGCAGCTAATCCAGCTATACCTGCTCCTATCACTATCACTTTTCCTAGCTTTTTAGTAGGTAAAGGCTGAAAGGAAAATACATTAGCATACTTTCAGTATTAATTAGTTGTTTAATGCACCCACCTTCAATCGTTTGAATACACCAAAATTTATAAAACCATGTCTTTCTAAAAAGGCATGAATTCTTCGCGCCAACACTGTATCGCTGTTATAAGGTGATTCTATCGCCGGCAAAGCATTTTCAACAATTAATTGTTGTTTCGGATTTTCCAGCCATAACTGCAACTGAGATAACAAAGACAGTTTGTAAGTAAACtcgaaagttgaaaatgcaGGCCAGCTATATGTTGTTAAACGACTTACAAGTCTGTTTCTAATATGAAGAAACACTTTCTGCGTTTGTGGTGGACCACCCGAAACGTCTGGGAAACAAGCTGCCTCTGTAGAAGTTAATTTATCAAAAGGAAGACGACTCTGGAATGCAGCTCCTTCCAATCCATTAAGTAATTCTTTCACTGCAATCACAAATATCCATTAAACTTTTTTCATCAGATGAAAACTTTTTTGTAAAAGATGTATTTACCATGTGGATCTTCATGATCGCTGTCTTGATCATCCTCCTCTTTGACCTCCACCTTCGTTGCCGACGATGTCGGAGCAGTCTGTGGTATGGGAGCTTCAGATTCCTTTTTTACTTCAGGCACAGGTTTTTTCTCTGGTGTCACAAGACCAGTTTTAGATTTCTCCGATGTGTCAGACGCATTCTCGTCTTCCAACTGATTATACTTTTCTTCCATTTCTCTATATTCCACCTATAAACAAATAAACGTGACAGACAGCTCTAATAACATAGTTTTCAATGAACATGCTTCTAATGATTGTTTGTTGATAAACAGAGCTTAAGGAAAAAGTAAAATTCCACTTTGACATATAGGTTAAACACCTGAAACTCTATTTATGACATAAAAGTTCCACGAAACACTCGCATTTCGACTTGTACAGATCATGTATAAATCAATTGGAGAAATTAAAACTTATGACTACCCATCACACgaataaatataacaaataagAGGTTTAATCAAAACATAACCTAGTATACTTGTTTACAACATTGAAATGTTTACTGCAGCTATGCACAGACTCTGGATTACACGTTTTCTTGAATGACGATTCATTGAATATTGCAGGaaagtaaacataaacgtaataTCATGAATAATCTTTGGAGGCGTAATATTTGAAACATTGGACACCACAGTAATTTTTGTGAAAATAACCTTCAAAACGACATAACATTTTTACTACTTGAGACATACAACAGAACAAACCTTCGCCCTTTTCCTTCGACTCATATCGCTGCTGTATTGTAGACTTTCCACAAAATGTAATTGTTGCCGTGCGAAGTTACACAGGTTTGTTTTGACTCTTCAAACCGGCGGCACATACAATTAGAAAAGCCAGAAACTACGAACAATATAGAACACAACGATTGTCAGAATTATGGATTGTCATCGACATCTGTAGGAGAACAATGTTTACTCCATCTTTTCATGAACAACAGTTCGCTGAGAAACTACTCTTTCAATAAGTATTGGCCACAGACGAGATGTAGGAGTAGGCCTTATCAGCTCTGAAATTATTtccaatttcattttgttacaGCTTCACTACAGCACGTGTCTCGTCAGTGACTTCTTCTTTATTTGAGAGAACGCCCAGGTGACGTTATCTAACAGGCAatctgtggcacattttgtttaGAGGTTTCGTCGATTTGCCATAAGCTAGCGCCACCAGGTCGCTTCTCGTCGAGAAAACTTCCTATACCTATACCTCATCACAGACTTTCGTAAATCTAAGCCTGGCTCAGAGCAGTGGTATTTCATCACATAGAATTTACGTTTATATATGTAATGCAAACATTAAATGCGACTTAAACTTGATTAACGTAAGCGGAACAAATAACAAAGGTTGAAATAAATAACAAAGAGAGATGGGAATTTACGTatgaaacaaaataaaatacattcGTCACCTATCCATCAACAATTTCTCACTTTGTTTACTTCATTGCAGACTCTGAGTAGATTAAGCTCCACTGTGTATCAGTGCACAAAAAGTCAGGGCAGACCCTTTTTTTACTGGCTTACTATTGTATTCAATAGGtatcatatgaaataattattaacaatttaatTCCATGgagattatataatattttagagATACGCAGAAGTCATTCGAAATGTACTGCAGTATTAACTATAAATCTCAAACTCTATTACCTCTGTAGGATTATTGTGTAagataattaattttgtaatataaaaatttgttttcaagagtTAATGATGATCATAGAAGGGAACTTGGTCCTGATATATCTTGTGCAGAGTGGCTCTTGAGAAACGGAGCTTATGTCAAATGGAAAGACTCTATCAAAGAAGTAAGAGACTATAATGCTCTACCAACAACGCACAGTAATTATTTCATCGAGGATGTTAATGCTATCAATGCTGGAATTAGTGATATTGGATTTCCACACTTTGGTGGGTGTTACTTAGGATTATGCTTGCAGAAAGATTATTATCATGATTATATGAGTTACTAATTTAGAGGGATGTAAACATATAAAGAAAGTAAGGCTGGAGAGCTGTAAATACATCAATGATACAGCTATATCAATGTTATCTATACTGAAAGATTCGCTTACTGATGTACTGATTTTGGATTGCAAAAACATTACTGATGACGGGTTACGGAAATTGAAAAAGCTCAAGTATgtataatgaaaaaaaattcatGACTTTTGTTCCTCATTTACATGTATTGTTTTCAGAAATTTAGAGCATCTAAATATTCGATCATTACCGTACGTTAAAAATATGGATGCTGTATGTGCAGAAATCAAGGAAGCACTACCtaattgtaatatttatactgcaTAAACGTATTATAACATCTTTCATATGAAATTTACTGTAAAGTAGGAGATactaaataaaataaacaaactCACATATTATTTCCAGTGAATGGACTATATTTTAAATCGACATAAGAAATTACacctatttatacatatatttagttCAGTGCAGAGACCGGAAATGGTTCGTTTGAATTCCATAGGCGgaagtgaaattaaaaaatttgccgCTAAAATTCAGTTACTGATGTTGGCTAGCCTGTTTCGTCGAACGTCATTTGCTGTTCGAAGTTTGAAATTGTTTCATAAGTGTTGTTCTGTAACTGGCTGTGACATTCAAGAGTTCTAATCAACATGCCGCAGCATATGAACATTTTATGCTGTTATTCCTGCAACATGTATCAGGTAGGTGCTAGAACCACCGAAATTATGATTGTGGTTCACAATTTCGAACGTTTTATTCATTGCAAAGTTTTCAGGTCCACATAGTTAAGAAAGCAAAAAACTGGCAGTGCAAAATATGTAATGCAAAACAATCTTTCAGACGAGTGAGTTTCAGCaattcattaattatttttactggTTTGTAGTGGACACTACAACAGTATGTCTCATCTGTTCAATTGTAAAATGAATCTACTAGAAAATAAcgattgggcaaaaattttagatttttttccaAGGATCTGGGAAAGATTGTCGTATTCAGGTACAAAAATTAAATGCCATGAAGGCATATGAAGGTCAGACAAATTCATCATTCGAAACAGTCACTAATACATATGATAGTCAGCAAGTTGATTATACCAACCAACCTGAGTTGAAGGTGTCTGAAAACAAATGGGCAAAGTATTTGGATACTTCTGATGAAGCCCTGTTTAATACTGTGCAAGTTTTGGACCATGAACAGGTTAACGATGAAACTAACAATTCTGTACAGATGGGTAGCGAGAACACGTATGGATGTTCCCAGAGTAGCCATTCTTACTATAACAAAGATTCTCCACAGAATGTTAGTCTCGATGATGAAGAAGAATTCAATAATCTTGTAGAACAAGAACTACATCATACCGAATTAGATACAAAGAATGAGAGCAAAAGTAATAATTCTAAAGGCAGGGATTTAGTGAAGACAGTAGATGCAATAACTATTTTTGATGATAACGAGGACTTTGACCTTGCCATCGATTTTTAAGTTTTTGATGTTTCtataattagtatttatttaattaatacaatttgtgtttatttaggTTTAATGCGATTGATTGAAACACAGGCAATTGTTTGGACagtatttatttgtttatttcacatgatttaaatacattgttttaatttgaaaatcttGAAGATATTCTCAGAATACTAACTGAGAACCTAGTACATAACACAGacatacaattgtaaaaaaataaaatgctaATGGAGACAATTGCGCGGCcatttcatttaaataatatacaatttctgTCGGGACAAGAGTAGGTATTGTCTAAAATCTCGTTTATTCGTTAAGTGATTACATCCAATTCGATAGAGTGTATAGGTCCATCAGCattccattttttttctcgtAGAGACTGTTATAACAGAGAATTTAAAAGTATGGCAGCTGTACTGGAATAAATTGTTCACGGTCGTACGAAAGTTAGAGAGTTTCCTCGCGTGATTAGGCGAAAGatgctttctttttttgtttggcAGGACAATTTCGCTATTGTGTTTGTTATTTCGTTGTGCGTATCAGTCCACAGTCAAAAAATCCAAATTCGAAGTGCTCTGATTGCGGTAGACTCGAATTCTTTCTTCCCTTCGGACAATCTATCGTCCGATAAAATGCCAGCTTCACCTACTTCCGGTTGACCGATAGTTTAAAATTGCTCTAAATTTCATTAGGCAAAGTGTCGATACAAATGATCTGTTTCTCCTTACAAAGAGACCTAAAGAGACGgtggataaataaattattataaaaaatatctgctATTAAGTAAAAAAAGGGATCGTCATCGTTTGGATCGTTTGTTTTGTTTTTCCTGTTTTTTTTTCGTCGCGAGCGTCGACGAAACGCTATAATTTCACGTTGAAGAACAGTTTGTTTATCGtttcaaaaaatctgcgcttcGCTCGAATCGCGAGCTCCGCCTCTAAATGGAATCAAAACGTTCGTCAATTAAATATATCACGTTTCCGTTTCCTTTCAATTAAATATCACTAAATAAATTACGTTCGTTAAATGCATCGcgagaattaattaatatacatcTAAGGCAATGCATCGCGCATCCTTCGGCAACACGTTCGAAAGAGAAACAAATAAACCAATCAGTACTGGTGTCTATGCCGCCGGAAGTTCACGGTGTCTTGGTGATGCCTCCAACTGCTTTGCCAGCTTCGACTGCGTCTGTTCcaaacactgtccaacaagaAAGCAAACACTGCAGACATTCCGTCGAATAATTTTATCCCCTACTCCACTCTTCTACAACCCCGGCAAAAAGTATTCGATCTAATAATTTGCGGGCCAAAATTGAACACGTTTGTTCTAAAGGTGTAGCATGAGGTGTACCCCATCTTCTAATTTTTACATAACATTGAACAGTGCATTATGCAACGTGTATACAATATTGTcttttgattaaatattttctgcCAGAGACAATACTTGAAGCCTGAAGCTCTTGGAAACGGGCTTACTTACTTTTGCAACTTTTTTCGTCTCTTATTAGGCGGACTACCGAGTTCACTTTCACGAATAATTTGCAAAGCTGACGGTACAAACATATCCTCTAAAGAAACGAACAACATGAAATCAGCGATCATGAGAAAAACCTGTTGCCACAAGATTAGCCTAGCTCCTTACCGAACGTGTTCACGTATTTTCTCTTCGAAATCAATCTCTGATGTGGCTGCGGCGGTGGCATAGCCTCCTTTGCACTGCCAACAGTGCAATCTCTTGTACCCTTGCATCCTTTCAAGTGTTCCAACTGATCGTGAAGGTACGATCGCTCAAGCGGTGTCAACGATGACAATCTGTTCCATTGTTCGAATGGATCTgcgttaaaaattaaaaaagtctCTAAAATCATGATGATCTACTATCACATTGCTGAAGGGGGTACAGACTAGGTAGGCCTCATTAGAGGAGAACAAAGATAAAACGAACACAATCGTGTAAAAATCGATTGGAGACTTCGAACAGATTTTACTTAAATTTATTACTTATAGATGGGTCGATAATTAAtcatacaaagtattcgtatgtTCATCGAACTTCGTCAAAGCAGCACAACGCAAAAGTAATCCCGGATTTCAGTCGTTTAATTCTGTACTCCCTTAGTTGACGGTTGTTACGAGGCTCGCTTACCGATCCTCAGATTGTAAAACGTGACCAGACCGGTGGTGAACTCGCAGTAAAGGAAATTATGTGTCGCGTTGATCGTGCGGATGCACGAGTAGGTATT is part of the Lasioglossum baleicum chromosome 6, iyLasBale1, whole genome shotgun sequence genome and harbors:
- the LOC143210104 gene encoding ATP synthase subunit s, mitochondrial-like isoform X2; this encodes MKQNKIHSSPIHQQFLTLFTSLQTLSRLSSTVYQCTKSQGRPFFYWLTIVFNRVNDDHRRELGPDISCAEWLLRNGAYVKWKDSIKEVRDYNALPTTHSNYFIEDVNAINAGISDIGFPHFEGCKHIKKVRLESCKYINDTAISMLSILKDSLTDVLILDCKNITDDGLRKLKKLKNLEHLNIRSLPYVKNMDAVCAEIKEALPNCNIYTA
- the LOC143210104 gene encoding MRN complex-interacting protein-like isoform X1, encoding MPQHMNILCCYSCNMYQVHIVKKAKNWQCKICNAKQSFRRIFFQGSGKDCRIQVQKLNAMKAYEGQTNSSFETVTNTYDSQQVDYTNQPELKVSENKWAKYLDTSDEALFNTVQVLDHEQVNDETNNSVQMGSENTYGCSQSSHSYYNKDSPQNVSLDDEEEFNNLVEQELHHTELDTKNESKSNNSKGRDLVKTVDAITIFDDNEDFDLAIDF
- the Su(var)3-3 gene encoding lysine-specific histone demethylase Su(var)3-3, whose protein sequence is MSRRKRAKVEYREMEEKYNQLEDENASDTSEKSKTGLVTPEKKPVPEVKKESEAPIPQTAPTSSATKVEVKEEDDQDSDHEDPHVKELLNGLEGAAFQSRLPFDKLTSTEAACFPDVSGGPPQTQKVFLHIRNRLLQLWLENPKQQLIVENALPAIESPYNSDTVLARRIHAFLERHGFINFGVFKRLKPLPTKKLGKVIVIGAGIAGLAAAQQMQQFGLEVIVLEARDRVGGRIATFRKSSYIADLGAMVVTGLGGNPVTTLSKQINMELHKIRQKCPLYESDGQTVPKDKDEMVEREFNRLLEATSYLSHQLDFNYVGSTGATGQSSNTRPVSLGQALEWVIRLQEQGVKQRQVAHLRSVLSLQGRLITNQHRMISIMDRLVELNKQYKEMTESKLPTRDITQEFVLRSKLRDLHNACKEWDQLAEQQKEIEAKLQELEASPPSDVYLSSKDRQILDWHFANLEFANATSLSNLSLKHWDQDDDFEFTGSHLTVRNGYSCVPVALSEGLDIRLNTAARAVRYGVNGVEVWAAPSRSPHTNHTVYKADAVLVTLPLGVLKASAPPSAVAFNPPLPDWKSQAIQRLGFGNLNKVVLCFERIFWDPTANLFGHVGSTTASRGELFLFWNLYKAPVLLALVAGEAACVMENVSDDVIVGRCIAVLKGIFGNQVVPQPRESVVTRWRADPWARGSYSFVAVGSSGSDYDLLAAPVAPTPTPGAPPPPPRVFFAGEHTIRNYPATVHGAFLSGLREGGRIADQLCGSPYAPPTMPAAGPPSTGIPSTTTATSSTP
- the LOC143210104 gene encoding ATP synthase subunit s, mitochondrial-like isoform X3, which translates into the protein MGIYTLSRLSSTVYQCTKSQGRPFFYWLTIVFNRVNDDHRRELGPDISCAEWLLRNGAYVKWKDSIKEVRDYNALPTTHSNYFIEDVNAINAGISDIGFPHFEGCKHIKKVRLESCKYINDTAISMLSILKDSLTDVLILDCKNITDDGLRKLKKLKNLEHLNIRSLPYVKNMDAVCAEIKEALPNLNGLYFKST